A genomic segment from Osmerus mordax isolate fOsmMor3 chromosome 5, fOsmMor3.pri, whole genome shotgun sequence encodes:
- the sfr1 gene encoding swi5-dependent recombination DNA repair protein 1 homolog yields METTPKTAKWKSVYGTPCYEEESSPCEVSMGKPKQQLSASLKARLKRSRRSFTSPMSVAKRLHIEDDDKNDVGQDKHVHVGIEESQDVHIGANISILGENDITSSMPESQRPTPGDPLRLIHQLKTEVKERAETLRRLKMVKMYRSKNDLTQLTRLIGKWRSCCQSAMYELQTDLPVDGKKASLAQLIDLFGLEDSILQFDRTEDDFRDA; encoded by the exons ATGGAGACAACACCCAAGACAGCCAAATGGAAGTCCGTCTATGGTACGCCTTGCTATGAAGAAGAGTCAAGTCCATGTGAGGTCAGCATGGGAAAG CCCAAGCAGCAGCTGAGTGCTTCACTAAAGGCAAGATTGAAAAGGTCCAGGCGCTCTTTCACCTCGCCCATGTCTGTGGCCAAACGCCTTCATATCGAAGATGACGACAAAAATGATGTTGGACAAGACAAGCACGTACATGTTGGCATAGAAGAGTCACAAGATGTTCACATAGGGGCAAACATAAGTATTCTCGGAGAAAACGATATTACCAGTAGTATGCCTGAGTCACAGCGACCCACGCCTGGAGACCCACTCAGATTAATACACCAACTAAAAACAGAAGTGAAGGAAAGGGCAGAGACTCTCCGTAGACTCAAGATGGTGAAAATGTATAGAAGCAAG AATGACCTGACCCAACTGACACGACTGATCGGCAAATGGCGAAGCTGTTGTCAGTCTGCAATGTATGAGCTCCAGACGGATCTACCGGTTGATGGGAAGAAAGCGAGTCTAGCTCAGCTCATAGACCTTTTTGGATTGGAGGATAGCATACTGCAGTTTGACCGGACAGAGGACGATTTCAGGGATGCATGA
- the col17a1b gene encoding collagen alpha-1(XVII) chain, giving the protein MDDLISTRHRNHSGGSSGGKETTTSASRLTSLPPKGTSGSSSHKSMSSNAGGLGLEKNVLIQNSSESYYTSSSVGVNASGSSLSSGVYNGGDSYGGQREGVWSGVGGGGGGGGGGGVGGGGGGGGGGGRSGAGGGSGGGGGGGGGGYSLGLSAGGSSGSKVKSSSSAGTRRTHSSASTGGLSPVLLDRKNMSSRSGGYDGSSSDNSSPEFKRKDYGSGATRGRSHTRESEIRARLQSASPSASRWAELEDVKRLLKGGRSNSVSPTRSSSTSTTLPVPRKAVVETKIRTGASQTVAGQYEPTTLDSTLPSYSWSSSTLPSSSSTIVPSSGHYGYHSNTNNMSPGSSPLNATSSPSSLSVYGFQNNLSPTSSTVLSTSGVNTHSGMSGGYGVQKNGSNSVGLVSTGVSTSTNSRSVADDTNRKDFKYLILEKENYPGKRDTEVLLMSKDSGKNFSSTTAVSLSDNSMKKGKMSSSYTETAPLKSESGAYYGSPMVSTKDKATYAEIHKEGEYYGGGGEGGGCGCDESCCSWWKWLLALLLLSLLLLGLLFGLIALADEVKKLKSRVAALESESSASSARTSRLSASANDVNTLQSGSYMDSGGYARADNGLNLGTNLDTGTGTFLGTGTNGQVDNDALQRTIQQMMRAELQSQSFRALLTSSVRGERGEPGPKGDIGSPGTKGDNGFPGLPGPPGSMGHFGPEGPKGQKGSAGDHGAEGPSGLRGREGPTGPRGEPGPSGFGEKGDKGSSGEPGPPGSAGQVGLVGPKGSPGASGSPGTPGQPGPQGFRGESGPSGPKGERGTAGSQGIKGDHGEKGPRGSPGDPGLPGLSGTAGEKGPKGSAGASGIDGEKGQRGDQGPTGLPGIRGAVGPPGDAGLPGTPGIQGPPGIAGIPGQPGPKGETGEPGRIVSAVGSNSVAIPGPPGSPGPPGTAGPPGLSGPIGPAGHPGQPGLKGDRGDRGEQGEAGISVRTTETVSSSRADRQFGSAPIPGPPGPPGPPGSPGDSRSGPPGPRGPPGEAGYGRPGPRGEKGEPGSFVPNSGTFFAGPPGPPGPAGPKGSQGLPGPRGFQGDAGQPGLTGKPGGSDRGESYSTVQGPPGPPGPAGRPGPEGRKGDSGIPGSPGIPGSSRGAASATPGPPGLPGPPGIPGVPGTSSSVDMRQYITDYLSRTQGSAASGPPGPPGPAGVPGSSASIEDISQHVIAFLHRSGYIGVSGAQSSSGSSGSPRSSGSSGSQLSSSELISLLQREDVRRYIQSLNGAHGTRTGVADKYNPQEIAEYVYRIVTERGIGGSQPGPPGPPGTSGPPGTPGLPGTFTGDYSSLLRSSEFRAMVSRSAGPPGQPGSPGLPGPPGPPGSTGRSVSVGSTGYRVEDIQRYLQSSGFSGPPGPPGPPGPQGPPANSRELVPDVSNRNYPREQIRAELQEYLSSDHIRRSMVGSPGPPGPPGPRGLKGDSYSQGDPRYHQDSERSQADVRRLSETLDYSNVALRVTDYIRNQGLLQDYLVEGPRRGGIMEVQGPPGPPGPPGAPGYSRVIGSYGNVTADLMDFFRTHGTIVGPPGRPGPKGDRGYQGPKGEKGDIGHPGLPGLQGFPGYDTSRLETVQTDGVRVGRYRQRRNVGT; this is encoded by the exons ATGGATGATTTAATATCAACAAGACATAGAAACCACTCAGGAGGCAGCTCAGGAGGAAAGG AAACTACAACCTCAGCGAGTAGACTGACATCTCTTCCACCGA AAGGCACTAGCGGATCTAGTTCTCACAAGAGTATGTCCAGCAATGCTGGAGGCTTGGGGTTGGAGAAGAATGTTTTGATTCAAAACAGCAGTGAAAGTTATTACACTTCCT CCTCTGTGGGTGTCAATGCCAGTggatccagcctctcctctgggGTCTACAATGGAGGAGACTCCTATGGAGGGCAAAGAGAAGGAGTTTGGAGTGgagtaggtggaggaggtggaggagggggaggaggtggtgtaggaggaggagggggaggaggtggaggaggaggaagaagtggagcagggggaggaagtggtggtggcggtggtggaggtggtggaggttacTCACTAGGATTGTCAGCTGGAGGAAGCTCAGGGTCAAAGGTGAAGTCGAGCTCATCAGCGGGCACCAGGAGAACCCACAGCTCTGCCTCCACAGggggtctctctccagtcctgctGGACAGGAAGAACATGAGCAGCCGCTCTGGGGGCTATGATG gaAGCTCAAGTGACAATTCCTCCCCAGAGTTTAAACGCAAAGACTATG GTTCGGGAGCCACCAGGGGAAGGAGTCACACCAGAG AGAGTGAGATCCGAGCCAGGCTGCAAAGTGCTTCTCCATCCGCCTCCAGAT GGGCGGAGCTGGAGGATGTGAAGAGACTGCTGAAGGGAGGGCGCTCCAACAGCGTCAGCCCCACACGCTCCTCCTCCACGTCCACCACCCTGCCTGTCCCCAGGAAGGCTGTTGTGGAGACCAAGATACGCACTGGGGCCTCCCAGACAG TGGCAGGCCAATATGAGCCCACCACTCTGGACTCCACCCTACCATCCTACTCCTGGTCcagctccacccttccctcctcctccagcaccatcGTCCCCAGCAGCGGCCACTACGGTTACCACAGCAACACCAACAACATGTCCCCGGGCTCCTCCCCGCTCAATGCCACCTCCTCGCCTTCGTCTTTGTCAG TGTACGGGTTTCAGAACAACCTGTCTCCCACATCCAGTACTGTCCTTAGTACCAGTGGGgtcaacacacactcagggaTGTCAG GTGGATATGGAGTACAGAAGAATGGATCAAACAGTGTGGGTCTTGTGAGCACTGGAGTGTCCACCTCAACAA ACTCTAGGTCAGTAGCTGATGATACAAACAGGAAAGACTTCAAGTACCTGATTTTGGAAAAAGAGAATTATCCAGGCAAGAGGGACACAGAAGTTCTCCTTATGTCTAAAGACAGTGGGAAGAACTTCAGCAGCACTACAGCAG TTTCCCTCTCAGACAATTCTATGAAGAAAGGGAAAATGTCATCGAGCTACACTGAGACCGCTCCACTGAAGTCTGAGTCTGGAGCTTATT ATGGATCCCCCATGGTGTCAACGAAAGACAAAGCCACATATGCAG AGATCCATAAAGAGGGGGAGTactatggaggaggaggagaaggaggaggctgtGGCTGTGACGAGTCCTGCTGCTCCTGGTGGAAGTGGCTGCTggctctgctgctgctctccctgctcctcctggggcTGCTGTTTGGCCTCATCGCTCTGG ccGACGAAGTGAAGAAGCTGAAGTCTCGTGTGGCGGCCCTGGAGTCTGAGTCATCTGCCAGCTCTGCCCGGACTAgtcgtctgtctgcctctgccaACGACGTCAATACACTGCAGTCTGGTTCTTACATGGACAGCGGGGGCTACGCCCGTGCCGATAACGGCCTGAACTTGGGCACAAACCTAGACACAGGCACGGGCACCTTCCTGGGCACTGGTACCAATGGGCAAGTAGACAATGATGCCCTCCAGAGGACCATCCAGCAAATGATGAGGGCTGAACTGCAGTCACAGTCATTCAGAG CCCTTCTTACCTCatctgtgagaggagagaggggagagccagGACCCAAAG GTGATATAGGAAGTCCTGGAACTAAAG GTGACAATGGTTTTCCCGGACTACCAG ggcCTCCAGGTTCTATGGGTCACTTTGGACCAGAAGGACCCAAAGGACAGAAAGGAAGTGCAG ggGACCATGGAGCAGAGGGACCCTCAGGACTCAGGGGTCGTGAGGGACCAACAGGGCCCAGAGGGGAGCCAGGTCCCTCAGGGTTTGGAGAAAAGGGGGACAAAG GTTCTTCTGGAGAACCGGGACCTCCTGGTTCTGCTGGTCAAGTTGGTCTGGTCGGACCCAAAG GCTCACCTGGAGCTTCTGGGTCTCCTGGCACTCCTG GTCAACCAGGCCCTCAAGGCTTCCGTGGGGAATCAGGACCAAGTGGACCTAAGG gggagagaggcacTGCTGGATCTCAGGGCATCAAAG GTGACCATGGAGAGAAAGGACCTCGAGGTTCCCCAG GTGATCCAGGGTTACCAGGACTGTCTGGGACAGCTGGAGAGAAAGGCCCTAAGGGTTCTGCAg GAGCCTCAGGAATTGACGGTGAAAAAGGACAACGGG GTGATCAGGGTCCTACTGGGTTACCTGGGATTCGGGGTGCAGTTGGACCTCCTGGAGATGCTGGCCTTCCAG GAACCCCTGGGATTCAAGGACCGCCAG GAATAGCAGGAATCCCTGGACAGCCTGGACCTAAGG GAGAAACAGGCGAGCCAGGAAGAATTGTCAGTGCAG TGGGTTCTAACTCAGTGGCCATTCCTGGGCCCCCCGGCAGCCCTGGACCCCCCGGCACTGCTGGCCCTCCTGGCTtatcag GCCCCATTGGCCCTGCTGGTCACCCTGGTCAGCCTG GTCTTAAAGGtgacagaggagacagaggcgaacagggagaggcaggaatcTCAGTGAGAACCACAGAAACAGTGAGCTCATCCAGAgctgaca GACAGTTTGGTTCTGCACCAATCCCAGGGCCACCAGGccctcctggaccccctggATCCCCTG GAGATAGCAGGTCAGGACCTCCCGGGCCTCGTGGTCCTCCAGGTGAAGCAG GATACGGTAGACCTGGtccaagaggagagaaaggggagccaGGAAGCTTTGTGCCCAATTCAG GAACCTTCTTTGCTGGACCTCCAGGACCTCCTGGTCCAGCAGGGCCCAAAGGGTCACAGG GTCTACCTGGGCCAAGAGGATTCCAAG GTGATGCTGGCCAGCCAGGTCTGACAGGAAAACCAGGAGGCTCTGACAGAG GAGAATCGTACAGCACAGTTCAAGGACCACCTGGACCCCCCGGTCCTGCAGGACGGCCAGGACCAGAGGGACGGAAAG GGGATTCTGGAATACCCGGTTCTCCTGGTATTCCTGGCTCGTCTCGAG GCGCAGCCTCAGCCACCCCAGGACCTCCTGGTCTTCCGGGTCCTCCTGGCATCCCAGGCGTCCCAGGGACCTCATCCTCTGTTGATATGCGGCAGTACATTACCGACTATCTAA GTAGGACTCAAGGTTCTGCTGCCTctggcccccccggcccccctggtCCTGCTGGAGTGCCAGGATCTTCTGCCTCAATTGAAGATATCTCTCAACATGTCATCGCCTTCCTGCACC GTTCAGGATACATTGGCGTTAGCGGTGCCCAGAGCTCCTCTGGATCCTCTGGCTCTCCTAGATCATCTGGATCTTCTGGCTCTCAGCTCTCATCCTCAGAACTCATTTCACTACTACAGA gGGAAGATGTGAGGCGGTATATACAAAGTTTAAATGGGGCACATGGAACAAGGACAGGCGTCGCAGATAAGTACAACCCACAAGAAATCGCAGAATACGTCTACAGAATTGTGACCG AGCGGGGTATTGGTGGCAGTCAGCCTGGACCTCCGGGTCCTCCTGGAACTTCAGGTCCTCCTGGGACCCCAGGGTTGCCTGGTACCTTTACTGGTGACTACTCCTCACTGTTGAGAA GTTCAGAGTTCCGTGCCATGGTGAGTCGTTCAGCGGGACCCCCTGGACAACCTGGTTCCCCAGGCCTCCCTGGTCCCCCTGGCCCACCTGGCAGCACAGGAAGGTCAGTCAGCGTGGGCTCAACTGGCTACAGAGTGGAGGACATCCAACGTTATCTACAGA GCTCCGGGTTCAGTggtcctcctggtcctcctggtcctcctggaCCCCAGGGACCCCCAGCAAACTCCAGGGAACTTGTGCCTGATGTCAGCAACAGGAACTACCCACGAGAGCAGATTCGGGCTGAACTCCAGGAGTACTTGTCCA GTGATCACATACGGCGTTCCATGGTGGGCTCCCCAGGGCCTCCTGGCCCTCCTGGCCCCCGCGGCCTCAAAGGGGACAGTTACTCCCAGGGAGACCCTCGATACCACCAGGACTCTGAGCGCTCCCAGGCTGACGTGAGGAGACTCAGTGAGACCCTGGACTACTCGAACGTGGCCCTGAGAGTCACAGACTACATCCGGA ACCAAGGCTTACTGCAGGACTACCTGGTTGAGGGCCCCCGACGAGGAGGCATTATGGAGGTCCAAGGTCCACCAGGCCCTCCCGGCCCCCCTGGGGCCCCTGGGTACAGCCGTGTCATCGGCTCCTATGGGAATGTGACAGCTGACCTCATGGACTTCTTTAGAA CGCATGGCACCATTGTTGGCCCCCCAGGCAGGCCTGGAccaaagggagacagaggataCCAAGGTCCCAAAGGAGAGAAAG GTGACATCGGCCACCCAGGACTACCAGGACTGCAAGGGTTCCCTGGTTATGACACCTCCAGACTAGAGACTGTCCAGACAG ATGGCGTACGAGTTGGTCGTTATCGTCAACGTCGGAATGTTGGAACCTAA